A region from the Alosa alosa isolate M-15738 ecotype Scorff River chromosome 7, AALO_Geno_1.1, whole genome shotgun sequence genome encodes:
- the gpank1 gene encoding G patch domain and ankyrin repeat-containing protein 1, which translates to MSASVFFTPAKDDQIWIGGRQRGDGEEDRSALALTGDEARNFYRSLLAEKEQGQETRGEHSGKRGKKNKGLGEQRQRVGPHHIRGEERRGETAEAGGSGRGGGARRGGDEGGRRPQPPQGSSSEKDGHRLLRVAQEGDLATLRKLLKGPQVDVNFHDGFYWTAVMCASHAGRAEAVRLLLDHGASWVGMVDTQGRDARDLAEQAGHNDVMRVLDRHGAGTAGSGNGERPAGTSAQQTPQWCSVCESLYSGSEARHQSSTLHQFNRGRLSQPAAPHYCLPPSSASYRMMLRSGWNPGAGLGPEGQGPRQPVRTILKRDQAGLGYGPTPRPKVTHFQPKDAQAVERPTKSTERREKGTTLNAKAQRRREERQRGWERDFRTSFNIDL; encoded by the exons ATGAGTGCCTCCGTCTTCTTCACCCCTGCCAAAGACGATCAGATATGGATAGGTGGAAGACAAAGAGGAGATGGGGAGGAAGACCGTAGCGCTTTGGCTCTCACTGGTGACGAGGCCAGAAACTTCTACCGAAGCCTTCTTGCGGAAAAAGAGCAGGGCCAGGAAACAAGAGGAGAACACTCAGGCAAAAGAGGCAAGAAAAACAAGGGATTAGGAGAGCAGAGGCAGAGAGTTGGTCCACATCACATTAGAGgtgaggaaagaagaggagaaacagCAGAAGCAGGAGGTAGCGGTCGTGGGGGAGGAGCGAGAAGAGGAGGTGACGAAGGGGGACGAAGGCCGCAACCGCCCCAAGGCTCCAGCAGTGAGAAAGATGGACACAGGCTCCTTCGTGTCGCACAGGAAGGGGACCTCGCCACCTTGCGCAAGCTTCTCAAGGGCCCGCAGGTGGATGTGAACTTCCACGACGGGTTCTACTGGACTGCGGTGATGTGCGCCAGCCATGCGGGCCGGGCGGAGGCCGTGCGGCTGCTGCTGGACCATGGGGCCtcttgggtggggatggtggacaCGCAGGGGCGGGACGCACGCGACCTGGCCGAGCAGGCCGGCCACAACGATGTGATGAGAGTGCTGGACAGACACGGAGCCGGCACGGCAGGGTCGGGCAATGGCGAGAGGCCAGCGGGAACCAG CGCTCAGCAGACCCCCCAGTGGTGCTCGGTGTGCGAGAGCCTCTACAGCGGGTCGGAGGCACGGCACCAGAGCTCCACACTGCACCAGTTCAACCGCGGCCGCCTTAGCCAGCCGGCAGCCCCGCACTACTGCCTACCCCCGTCCAGCGCCAGCTACCGCATGATGCTCCGCAGTGGCTGGAACCCTGGAGCCGGCCTGGGGCCAGAGGGACAG GGACCAAGACAGCCAGTCCGCACCATACTGAAACGGGACCAGGCCGGATTGGGGTACGGACCAACCCCTCGCCCCAAGGTGACACACTTTCAGCCAAAGGACGCTCAGGCAGTGGAGCGGCCAACTAAGTCGACGGAAAGACGAGAGAAGGGGACAACGCTCAACGCCAAAgcccagaggaggagagaggagaggcagcggGGCTGGGAGAGAGACTTCCGGACTTCATTTAATATTGACTTGTGA
- the LOC125298494 gene encoding zinc finger protein 271-like — protein sequence MESNLLLRIQVEDLQKRLDEKENKLTHAQETISALRNEVQSLQEQLAFEKRKHQKPQSLRSRHVRAKIEAKTLVCRDPPSADLSCRTGFSPTDPSCNDITEGLARSQNVVSHNLPIMSENWPLPWRARTNDVCVDQPTIFLSCVVEPNLTQSSSFGRNRARSPQQCPVKTLLVSIEDCRHKLGPDGVFKLLDRKDAEEADVFDEGSNHKHKNEDLFSGMEDSFLVKHKEERMNGLYCCSQCSRRFSKPILLNLHLKMHGISQVKCSGDSGRPSHSKEKTTERLYSCNLCSKTFSQSNHLKLHQRTHRSHVESQQHIKDRQQTLQKVSYACGQCSKTFSRINYLTLHQRRHKMSMESSAPIKDAKELNREISHACDQCSKTFSQINYLRLHQTMHIRPPESPVPNEDVKRKPIWKITYPCDQCNKVFSQINYLRLHQKVHGKSLSFQIPCSNKEQAQKKKKMSSNTPPRCGTCGKVFSSRAYLKVHQRVHTNEKPYACVVCDRTFATSSNLYTHQRTRHKGQSSTCGECGRSFPCLSQEKPIACASCSAARKVRLLGKLQEHLRQRAQDKPHQCPRCPMRFASASGARSHERSHAGERPLRLVELRSEVRSVC from the exons ATGGAGTCCAATCTGCTGCTCAGGATACAAGTGGAAGACCTGCAGAAGAGACTGGACGAGAAGGAGAACAAACTCACACATGCCCAAGAG ACTATCTCAGCTCTGAGGAACGAGGTGCAGTCACTACAGGAGCAACTGGCTTTTGAGAAAAG GAAGCACCAGAAGCCACAGTCTTTAAGGTCCCGTCATGTCCGAGCCAAAATTGAAGCCAAGACCTTG gtATGCAGAGACCCACCATCAGCAGACCTGTCCTGTAGAACAGGGTTCAGTCCCACAGATCCATCCTGCAATGACATCACAGAGGGGTTGGCAAGGAGTCAGAATGTTGTGTCACACAACCTACCAATCATGTCAGAGAACTGGCCCCTGCCTTGGCGTGCAAGAACCAATGAC GTTTGTGTCGACCAACCCACCATTTTCCTTTCCTGCGTCGTGGAGCCCAACCTCACTCAGTCCTCAAGCTTTGGTAGGAACAGAGCAAGGTCACCACAGCAATGCCCAGTGAAGACCCTATTAGTGAGCATTGAGGACTGCAGACACAAACTTGGACCAGATGGAGTCTTCAAATTACTAGACAGGAAAGATGCGGAGGAAGCCGATGTATTCGATGAAGGCAGCAATCACAAACATAAAA ATGAAGACCTCTTCTCTGGTATGGAGGATTCTTTTCTGGTCAAACACAAAGAAGAAAGGATGAATGGACTTTATTGCTGCAGTCAGTGTAGCAGGAGGTTTTCCAAACCAATCCTCCTCAATTTGCACCTGAAGATGCATGGCATTTCCCAGGTTAAATGTTCTGGTGACTCCGGGCGGCCATCCCACAGCAAGGAAAAGACCACTGAACGGTTATACTCCTGCAATCTATGTAGCAAGACTTTTTCTCAATCAAACCATCTCAAACTGCACCAACGAACACATAGATCGCACGTTGAATCTCAACAGCATATTAAAGACAGGCAACAGACTCTCCAAAAAGTGTCCTATGCCTGTGGTCAATGCAGTAAGACGTTTTCTCGGATAAACTACCTTACTCTGCACCAGAGAAGGCATAAAATGTCCATGGAATCCTCAGCTCCCATCAAAGATGCTAAGGAGTTAAACAGAGAAATATCCCATGCCTGCGATCAATGCAGTAAGACGTTTTCTCAGATAAACTACCTTAGACTGCACCAGACAATGCATATAAGGCCTCCTGAATCTCCAGTTCCCAATGAAGATGTTAAGAGAAAGCCCATCTGGAAAATTACCTATCCCTGCGATCAATGCAATAAGGTTTTTTCACAGATTAACTACCTCAGACTGCACCAGAAAGTGCATGGTAAGAGTTTATCATTTCAAATTCCCTGTTCAAACAAGGAACAAgcacaaaagaagaaaaagatgtCTAGCAACACGCCTCCACGGTGTGGAACATGCGGGAAGGTTTTCTCAAGTCGGGCCTATCTTAAAGTTCACCAGCGGGTACACACCAATGAAAAGCCGTACGCCTGCGTTGTTTGTGACCGGACCTTCGCCACGTCCAGCAACCTCTACACACACCAGAGGACAAGGCACAAGGGTCAGTCCAGCACGTGCGGCGAGTGTGGCAGGAGCTTCCCGTGTCTATCTCAGGAGAAGCCCATTGCTTGCGCTAGCTGCTCCGCGGCGCGGAAAGTCAGACTGTTGGGCAAACTCCAGGAGCACCTGAGGCAGCGCGCTCAGGACAAGCCGCACCAGTGCCCGCGTTGTCCGATGAGGTTCGCGAGCGCGTCGGGGGCCAGAAGTCACGAGCGGAGCCACGCAGGAGAGAGGCCCCTCCGCTTGGTCGAGCTGCGGTCAGAAGTTCGGTCTGTTTGCTGA